agtttaaaaaaaaaaactataatgaaAAAGAATGGTATGAAATTTATAACAAAGCCAAATCACTCATTCAAAGAGCAGATGagctaagtaaaaataatatttatgaagcaacttatgttttagaaaaaatccaaaaacatattttatcaataatgaAGAGTGAGGTTAAGCCTTTAAATAATTCCAGTTTTGTTAATcgcattaaaaacattattgaacAAACCGCTTCTGAGCACAACaaagaagttattcttgaatttttatatttatgtttgcgTGGTCATTTGTTATACGAGTTAGAAGATTACGAAGAAGCACTAGAATGTTacgaaaagtttgaaaatttattaccTGAAGacctttttaaaatgaatgtaaaaaGAGCCAAAGGAGACTGtcttagaaaaattaaaaggtaTAAAGATGCTCTGAAAGAATACAAACAAGCTTCAAAGGTTGAAAACGACTACTATACCGTTAAAATTGATAAAGCGTTATTATACAATAGCCGTGGTTTATTGTATATGGATAATCAAAGATACCATAAAGCTCTCTTTTACTTtgcaaaagctttaaaattaaatgaaaacccattatatttttgtaataaaggTATTGTCCTTTACAAACTTGGTAAAAATGCAGATGCTTTAAATGCCTTGGAAGATGCAAGCAAACTAATTCAACAAGATGAACTAACAGATAAGAACATATTGTATATTAACAGTATtcttaatacgttttttagagTTTGGAGTTGTAACGAACAATTTCATAAACTAATTAGCGAATTTATGAACTTAAAAATGGCTTCAGAAAAATGTATTGTTCAGTCAATTGGCAAACATAGAAACTCTATCACGTCTGAACAAAGTATCgaagaatctttaattaaacGAAGAAGTTCGATAATATCTGATCCAGGTGTTGAAGATTTGACTAGCAAAAATCGATATTCTCCAAGTTTGGAACAAAGTATTGAAGAATCAATTAAAAACCTTAGAAACTTGTCAACGTATGAACAAagtgaaaaagaattaaagaacGATATTAGAATCTCGATGATATCGAGCGATATAAGAAACGAAGTATtagttgaagataaaataaACTCTTTAGTTCTTGAAAAAAGTACAGAAGatccaattaaaaattttagtatgtCTGAAAATATTATCGAAGAATGCAGTACGTTCATAAAACTTAGTGAAAAATTTCTCAGCACACTTATTACAATTCTCAACCAAGATAACGATATCAGTTCAGATGCGGTTCGGCAAAGCAAAGCATAtgaatcaaaaatgaaaaaaaatttaaaacagatttCCGACAGGTACACACAACTTGATCTCATAAGTGACAAAATAATGCACAATATGAACACGGTTGTGACTTATATCTCTCATTTTAACACACAACTTGAAGAACAAAGAACCAAATTAGAAGAATACATCACTCAAgtggataaaaatattaaagcaacattaaaagaatacaataaaGTTCTAAATAACAACCTCGATACCGGGCTTTCTcaagaaataaagataaaaatcacaGAGTACTACAAAGCTTTTGTTGGAACTGTGTTATCAGCATACTGTTCGGCGCAAATGATGAACAGAAAATgggtagaaaaaagaaagaacttaatgcttttgtttatttctgaaaatactACTGAAGGTTCAGGTAGAACTATTGAAACATTAGAGGAACCATTAAAATCTGCTCTCTCCGGTGTCGTTAGTGTTTTTGACAAGATTGGTAAATATGACAACAATGTTACCAATGGTAGATCAAAACTTGCTCATGCCTACGATGAACTAAATACTCTTCTATCAGAGGACATCTTAGAAGTtgtaaaaaaccaaaataaacaaaaacaaattttaactatAACAATGGATGATTTGAATACTTTACCAGACccattcttaaaaaaagttagttgtTGCACTGGATTTCAAGACAACAAAGTTGAAGCGTTTTTGCATAGTACAATGTATTTTTCAGCTGCTGAGAGGCTAGGTTACAAAGATGCGCATACTCtgcttataaaatatgttaaatccAGTGAATTCATAAAAGatgaattaaaaagtttgactaGAGAACTTTGCGAAGTTCAACAAATCAAGTATGcaaaagttgttcaaaaaaaagttataaaaaacgaAGAGTATCCAGAGaggttaaaaaactttaaagacacaaagtttaaaaacaaagaatttattgaactaaagaaaataaacaatagCTATGAAACTAGCAATGATAAAGAAACCACCCCAAACCAAAAATACTGGTACCAGGATAGTAAAGACGCTATGAACCTTATATTAGAATTACGGATTGAGAAGACAAAGTTTAAAGacgtaaagaaaaaaatatgccAACGCGCAGTTGAAGGCTATTGGAATGATACCAGCACCCATTTCAATCACAAATCATGTTTAcagttatttaaagaaaaatacctGAAACAAAAACTactaaagaaaaatcaaagcCAGTTACAAGATGAAGAAATTGAGGAAGTGCAGATggcattgtttaattttatgtgCACTGCAATAGTGAACAATGAAATGAAGAATCTAGATTGTATTACTGGTTTTGCCAAGGATTACAATGAGTTATTGGAAAAAATTGCTGAACAACATCCACAATATTTTGTTcatgaaaaaata
This portion of the Hydra vulgaris chromosome 13, alternate assembly HydraT2T_AEP genome encodes:
- the LOC100198236 gene encoding uncharacterized protein LOC100198236, which produces MSTIINVNEQNGDSITEGVLEDKKTEIQRNNGYSIDEDAEFQKNTNSLIKNNAELQIDNDFLMNEGAKLQETSDNLIDNNAQYLRNSANLFNDCKEFKKKNYNEKEWYEIYNKAKSLIQRADELSKNNIYEATYVLEKIQKHILSIMKSEVKPLNNSSFVNRIKNIIEQTASEHNKEVILEFLYLCLRGHLLYELEDYEEALECYEKFENLLPEDLFKMNVKRAKGDCLRKIKRYKDALKEYKQASKVENDYYTVKIDKALLYNSRGLLYMDNQRYHKALFYFAKALKLNENPLYFCNKGIVLYKLGKNADALNALEDASKLIQQDELTDKNILYINSILNTFFRVWSCNEQFHKLISEFMNLKMASEKCIVQSIGKHRNSITSEQSIEESLIKRRSSIISDPGVEDLTSKNRYSPSLEQSIEESIKNLRNLSTYEQSEKELKNDIRISMISSDIRNEVLVEDKINSLVLEKSTEDPIKNFSMSENIIEECSTFIKLSEKFLSTLITILNQDNDISSDAVRQSKAYESKMKKNLKQISDRYTQLDLISDKIMHNMNTVVTYISHFNTQLEEQRTKLEEYITQVDKNIKATLKEYNKVLNNNLDTGLSQEIKIKITEYYKAFVGTVLSAYCSAQMMNRKWVEKRKNLMLLFISENTTEGSGRTIETLEEPLKSALSGVVSVFDKIGKYDNNVTNGRSKLAHAYDELNTLLSEDILEVVKNQNKQKQILTITMDDLNTLPDPFLKKVSCCTGFQDNKVEAFLHSTMYFSAAERLGYKDAHTLLIKYVKSSEFIKDELKSLTRELCEVQQIKYAKVVQKKVIKNEEYPERLKNFKDTKFKNKEFIELKKINNSYETSNDKETTPNQKYWYQDSKDAMNLILELRIEKTKFKDVKKKICQRAVEGYWNDTSTHFNHKSCLQLFKEKYLKQKLLKKNQSQLQDEEIEEVQMALFNFMCTAIVNNEMKNLDCITGFAKDYNELLEKIAEQHPQYFVHEKIVKAVITSDINLQIEVISKLNKINNDLDNEIVRDNYNDGYYQEGTNDVMERLLYKSKETIDQLLEFKLEVKLCRRAIKGYWNESNTLFSPKSCRELFEKKYLLSKLKKISQSEILDEEIEELQMAMFNFMCTAIINSKNKNVNCIIGFANEYPDLLKKIADQHPTYFVNQQVVNIALSSDKKLQAKVVNHLNEADNEQEENIFLYDQGWYEECNEAMDQLVKLRLEKSGIRHAKIKLCKRAVKGLWKESSVQTDCKSCKELIDKKYLLTKLKKVDQSVISDEEIEEVQMALFNFMCTSIVNYEKKKMDCIANFAKDYKELVEKIAEEHPKYFVNRRVIEVILSTDPELQSKVLRKMNF